In Nicotiana tabacum cultivar K326 chromosome 19, ASM71507v2, whole genome shotgun sequence, one DNA window encodes the following:
- the LOC142173660 gene encoding protein FAR1-RELATED SEQUENCE 4-like: MNEDESVNIDSDGNFNDGEDHVDDVAAAADDDDDDDDDDHYLEEEGEGGKDREMSNEFNEEDLLIGSITGMRFSNKDVMFDFYKEHARLSGFCIVKRTSNKKGGDIVRQRYCGLRPSKNIRVVEVLAGGLENLGCTPKDCRNYILKSRNLQLQEWDTQSLLKFFSDIQQKDREFYYSVDVDSFGRLRNIVWVHSHSKVAYEEFYDVICLDTTYLVNRYNMPFALFVGVNQHRQSILLGCALMSSEDITSYKIVLSTWLGALNNVRPLAIMTDQCDSIKAAINASMPNTVHRYCIWHIFAKLPTKLSGVLDGKIAKAEFKVLVLDSISVAEFERRWTDYIAKYNLDGRD, encoded by the exons ATGAATGAAGATGAGTCGGTCAACATTGATTCAGACGGCAACTTCAATGATGGAGAAGATCATGTTGAcgatgttgctgctgctgctgatgatgatgatgatgatgacgatgacgaCCATTATTTAGAGGAAGAGGGAGAAGGTGGAAAGGACAGAGAAATGTCTAATGAGTTCAATGAAGAAGATCTATTAATTGGTTCAATTACTGGGATGCGGTTCAGTAATAAGGATGTTATGTTTGATTTTTACAAAGAACATGCAAGATTATCAGGGTTTTGCATTGTCAAAAGAACATCAAACAAAAAAGGTGGTGATATTGTTAG ACAAAGATATTGTGGCTTAAGACCCTCAAAAAATATAAGAGTCGTTGAAGTACTTGCTGGTGGCCTTGAAAATCTGGGTTGTACACCAAAGGACTGTAGAAATTATATTTTGAAGAGTAGAAACCTTCAATTGCAAGAATGGGACACACAATCATTACTCAAGTTTTTCAGTGACATACAACAAAAAGATAGGGAATTTTACTACTCCGTAGATGTGGATAGTTTTGGTCGACTTCGTAATATCGTATGGGTTCATTCACACTCCAAGGTTGCATATGAGGAGTTCTATGATGTAATATGCCTTGATACTACATACCTTGTGAATCGATACAATATGCCATTTGCTTTATTTGTTGGTGTCAATCAGCATAGGCAGTCCATACTTTTGGGATGTGCTCTTATGTCTAGTGAGGATATAACAAGTTACAAAATAGTACTCTCTACATGGCTTGGGGCTCTAAATAATGTTCGTCCATTAGCTATCATGACTGACCAATGTGATAGTATTAAGGCTGCCATCAATGCGTCGATGCCAAATACGGTACATAGATATTGCATATGGCACATATTCGCAAAGTTGCCTACGAAGTTAAGCGGAGTTCTTGATGGTAAGATTGCAAAGGCAGAATTTAAGGTTTTAGTCCTTGATAGCATTAGCGTTGCTGAGTTTGAGAGAAGATGGACTGATTATATTGCAAAATATAATTTAGATGGAAGGGATTGA